In the Vibrio hippocampi genome, CTAGAAAACCGCATTACTCTGTATCGATCATTGCACAGTTAGAAATGTCAAAGTGTAACAACTATATATATCAATCAGTTAAAAATTATTTGTCGAAACATTCACCAACCAACTTTTCTTTGTCTCACAGTCACTGTGCGAGATGTCTCACACAGGATTTCCAAAATAACCTAGTAGATTGACTAGCCGAGTCAAGACAACTGGTCTTTCTGCAACCACCAGATTCTGCCGAACCTCGCATCTTGAGGTAATTTGGGTATACTCTTAGCCAGTTTAATGCTCGAAAATGGATAACAACGATGCTTACCAAAGATGTTTCAACTGAAATTGAAACCGTACTTAATGCTCTACATAGCGAGGGCAAAGAGCCCACCGTTGCACTGGTCAAAGCCCGCTTAACCTCAAAAGTCCCTATGCCTGCGATTATCAGCGTCATTAAATCTTGGAAAAGCACCAAGCGAGTACCAAAAGTCGAAATTGCTGAGCAAGACACTCAGCAGGACAACAAACTTGAACAGCGAGTCGCAGAGCTTGAGAGTCAAGTTCGCCAACTGTTAGAACGTATTACGCTATTGGAACAAAAAAATGGTTAAAGTATGGATTGATGCGGATGCCTGTCCCAAGGTAATCAGAGAAACACTATGTCGAGCCGCTGAACGAACTGGGCTCACCTTTACGTTTATTGCGAATCACGCCGTTCCTGTCCCTAAACGCGCCAATATTCACAGTATCACCGTACCATCTGGCTTCGACATTGCCGATAACGAGATTGTTAAGCGAGTCACTGAGGGGGATCTGGTGATTACCTCCGACATCCCGCTTGCCGATGAAGTGATTAGTAAGAAAGCGCTAGCACTGAGTCCTCGCGGGGAGCTATTTACGGCTGACACCATCAAAGCCAGGCTCAACATTCGCGACTTTATGGAAACCATGCGCTCAAGTGGTGTACAAACCGGAGGACCTGCGCCTCTGGGACAAACGGAAAGACGTGAGTTTGCTAATCAGTTGGACAAATTTTTAGCCAAAGCAGCTCGTTGAGGCATGAGTTTTTCAATCAGATAAAATGACAAAGACCACCGCATTTGGTGGTCTTTGTCATTTTTAAGTCGCTTGCGATTACGCTCTTGGCAAATAATCCGCTTTACCGACCCATTTGTAACTGGTCAACTCTTCAAGCCCCATTGGACCGCGAGCATGCAGTTTTTGGGTTGAAACCGCCACTTCGGCACCCAGACCAAATTGCGCGCCATCAGTAAAACGAGTGGACGCGTTGACATAGACTGCCGCTGAACCCGCCGAGTTAATAAACTTCTCTGAATTCACTAGGCTGTTGGTCATAATGGCATCTGAGTGACTCGCATTATGAACGCGCATATGGTCAATTGCCTGATCGATATCACCAACTACCTTGACGCCAAGTGTGTAGCTAAGCCATTCGGTATCAAAATCACCCGGTTTCGCTTCACGTACGCCCTCTTTTTCACCGAAAATGGTCAATGCGGTCGGTGCAGCGACAAACTCGACTCGTTGATGTAGACGCTGGTATAGCATCGGAATAAATTGTTTCGCGACCGCTTCATGCAATAGCAAGGTGTCCAAAGAGTTACACGCCGACGGACGTTGTACTTTAGAGTTCTCAACCACATCTAAACTACGCTCAAGATCCGCACTCTCATCAACGAAAATATGACTGATGCCAAAGCCACCGATAATCACAGGGATGTTGCTGTTCTCTTTACACATTTTGTGCAGACCAGCACCACCTCGAGGAATGATCATATCCACATACTCGTCCAGTTTTAGCAACTGAGAGACCAGCTCACGGTCAGGTTTTTCAATGTATTGTACCGACGCCGCAGGTAAACCCGCTTTATCTAATGCCGATTGAATCACCTTAACCAATTCCATATTGGAGTAGAAAGTTTCTTTACCACCGCGCAAGATACTCGCATTACCCGTTTTTAAACAGAGCGCAGCAATATCAATGGTCACGTTTGGACGAGCTTCATAGATCACCCCAACCACGCCAAGCGGTACGCGGCGCTTTGCCAGGCTCATGCCATTTTCAAGAATACGACTGTCAAGTTCACTGCCCACAGGATCATCAAGAGTAATAACGTTACGAACGTCATCTGCAATACCCTTAAGGCGCGCTTCGTTAAGCAACAGACGGTCAAGCAATGCCTCTGTCAGACCCGCTTCTCGACCTAACTCAATATCTTTTGCGTTAGCTGCCAAAATAGTGGCTGCGCTGGCTTCTAATTCATCCGCAATGATTTCCAGTGCGCTGTTTTTTTGCTTTGTTGACGCGGTTGCCAGAGTAAAGCTTG is a window encoding:
- a CDS encoding glutamate-5-semialdehyde dehydrogenase — translated: MDMIKLGQAAKQASFTLATASTKQKNSALEIIADELEASAATILAANAKDIELGREAGLTEALLDRLLLNEARLKGIADDVRNVITLDDPVGSELDSRILENGMSLAKRRVPLGVVGVIYEARPNVTIDIAALCLKTGNASILRGGKETFYSNMELVKVIQSALDKAGLPAASVQYIEKPDRELVSQLLKLDEYVDMIIPRGGAGLHKMCKENSNIPVIIGGFGISHIFVDESADLERSLDVVENSKVQRPSACNSLDTLLLHEAVAKQFIPMLYQRLHQRVEFVAAPTALTIFGEKEGVREAKPGDFDTEWLSYTLGVKVVGDIDQAIDHMRVHNASHSDAIMTNSLVNSEKFINSAGSAAVYVNASTRFTDGAQFGLGAEVAVSTQKLHARGPMGLEELTSYKWVGKADYLPRA
- a CDS encoding YaiI/YqxD family protein; translated protein: MVKVWIDADACPKVIRETLCRAAERTGLTFTFIANHAVPVPKRANIHSITVPSGFDIADNEIVKRVTEGDLVITSDIPLADEVISKKALALSPRGELFTADTIKARLNIRDFMETMRSSGVQTGGPAPLGQTERREFANQLDKFLAKAAR